CTCAGCATCCAAAAATTAtgcctcaaaaaatatttatatggtaTATGTAACTTAGGGCAAAATCAAGATCTCAATGAATGCATAGTGGCCAAATAGGGGAAGGAGCATATCTTGGGTTTAAAGGAGAAGCTCTGTCTTTCATGAGAAGAAAAGAGGGCTCCTGGAGTCCCTGTGAGCTTTTTAGAGCCCTAAATGAATATGAAGATTGCCCTGACTGAGATATTATCTATCATAGCTAGACTTTGCTCTATCTGATTTTCCTTTATGACTGAACACAGCCATTTTCAAAGCTGCCCCAGAAATTACTCTGGGGTAGGAAGAAGAAGATAGAGGAAGATGGCTTGTATTCACAATGCCTGGACAGTGTGAaattctcttggaaaaaaaactCAACTCAAACTAGGCTACCTCATCTTCTCTCAACATCTGCTTCCTTCCACCTGTATTCTGTGTCCTACAGATTAGTTTTCTGAAAACAATGCTTGAGACCACCTCTTTGGCCTTTCCATAGTTCATTTTAGCTACAGTGTAATATCTAAGCTCCTTGTTTCAAGGCTCTCATGGGGCTGGCCCATGCTCCCTTCCCTTATTTCCCCTGGTCTCTGGCTTACCACACACATCATTGCCCTAATTCACACTCTTCCTTCTGTCCCATTAGAGAGGAAGATTCTTATTTACTCCTCTCTAAGCGCTACCCTTTCCACATGTCTTCATCAATCTGCTCTTTGTCTAGCATCATCTTTGTCTTCCTGGGATTTAAACCATTTCTTACACTAAATGTACTTGATTCttcacttattaaaaataaatttaaaatgttttcatttcccataCCTACATCTTTGACCTACTAGAGTAGGTCTTTAACctgttttccttatttccctGTGTTCCTCGTAATCACCTACAAATGGGTTTTTATGTTCACTTCACTAAAACCGTTCTCTCAGAGGTCTCTTATCATGTAGCCAAATCATGTGACCTTACGTCAGTCCTTAGCTCTTTTGACATCTCTTGTGGGTCTGGTTTTGTCAACCATTGTTGTGTTTGAAGGATTTCTTCCCTTCAGGTTCATggtgccagattttttttttctttttaaattttttaaaaaagatttaaaaagaaagaaaaatgtaaaaaattttgaATCCTCTTGCTTTTCCCCTGGTTTCCTTTCCTATTGTTCCCTGATTTCCCCCTGAATTTTGGTCTCTTATCTGGAACCTTCTCTTTACTTTCTCAAATAGTGAGCACACGCACACTCAGGCTCACTTGAAACCCATCAGCTGTCTCCCAAATGTCCTTCTGTAACCCTAACACCCTGCCtaccctcctttcttcctttgtttctcttgccttttggCCCTGCTGCCATACCTCATGTCAAGGACCATACCCGCTCAAACCTGAGTTACTGCAGCAGCCCCCAAACTGTAGTTCTACACACTGCCCTCAAGTTAATCTTGCTTACACATACCGTCTTGTCACTCCTGCTGCTCCGTATGGGATATGCTTGCTCTTTCCCTATCACTGTCCTTATTCATGCTTTTTCCTTGATTTGACTAGTCCGTTTCTCTACCTTCACATCAACTAAATCTTACCTCTTTCAAGCAGAACTtaaattctctctcctccttgttCATGATAGTCCAGCCCATActgctttctccctttccttgtaCGGGGACTGACTCATGTGAATAGCCACTTGGGAACTTCCTTCTTAGCCTGCCTGGCACAAGAACTCTTTGTTCTCTGCTTCAGTAACCTACTTCCTTGTCCCCACCCTACGCCAGCCCCCATTTTACCCAAGCAATAGTTCAGGTTCAAGGTGGGATTCCCACCATTGGTaatgttctgtttgttttgctttgttttaaatgtcttatgGGCAAAAGTAGGTAGGATAGTATTTTAACCTCCACTACCCAGCTTCAGTTTGCTTTGTTTGTATCTCACCATTCCCACATCCCTACAGGATTATTTTGAATCAAATCCCAAATATATCActacttcttaaatatttcagtacatatctctaaaagataaggattctggtttttatttatttatttatttatttattttttaattttttttttcaacgttttttatttatttttgggacagagagagacagagcatgaatgggggaggggcagagagagagggagacacagaatcggaaacaggctccaggctctgagccatcagcccagagcctgacgcggggctcgaactcacggaccgcgagatcgtgacctggctgaagtcggacgcttaaccgactgcgccacccaggcgccccaaggattctgtttttaaaataaccataataTCATTGTTAAAGTGATTTCTGATGGCACAAGTAGTAGGAGAAAGTAGAGACAGAAGTACAGAGTTTAAAACAGAAACTACATTGTAAATGATTACAGgtatcctttgtttttttatatcaCCCTAAAAACCACTAAAAGGACTGTGTGTTTGCCTCAGGAAACAAAAGGGCACCTGTGAGATTGCCTTCTGTTCCTCTTTGGACCAGGGAATGGGAGGACTTGGGGTCAGAAATAGCAGGtagtaatagaaaaaaagagcCATGGGACCCtcagaataaaacaaaggatCTGATTTTACCCAAAGGTAATTCCCCACAATCCACCCTTTCTTCCGAACCTCTACCTCTATGCTTTGCCCAGGTGGAGCCTTTGAGGGTCTCCATGAATGACTGGGAGGAATTCTTACTCTCCCAACTTGGCCAGTTTTGATAAAAGGTGTCCTGACCCTGGCAGCACAGGGGGATGTGTTCCTGGCATTCCAAGCTAGAATTCTAGACGTATTTTCCCACCGAAGCACTGCTCTGTATGATTAGATTCTGTAGTCTTGTGCAATACGAATTTAAAAGactccttggaatttcctgggaaCCTAACTGGTATGTACAACATTTACTTCTATGGGAAACTGCTTTTGAATTCCAAATAATTGACCTATGGTGAAATTTGGATTCCAGACTACCTATAAATTAAAGATTATAGGTGTAATCAGTGTTACTTATTTAATCTTTCCAGATTATACCACGTGCTAGGTTTTTTCTTGTTCCCAAGTTAGATTGTAAATTTTGCAAGGTCAGATCTTGTCCTTGTTTTCTCTCATGTCTGCCAGTGCACCTAACACATTGCAAAACATTTAAGCACTAAATAAAAACTTGTCAATGGATACGTTGGTTGAAAATTCAGATGTTTGTCTAGCTTTGCCCATTTTcccattttgactttattattgttttcttcttcgTTTCCAGTGATAGGTTGACATCCTACTACTAGTAATGTCTGGCAGGTGAAAGCAGAAGTATTTGAAAGCAGTAAAAGACCTTGTAGAGGgtggatttttatttcattttttaatttatgagacCTGTATTTGTTCTCTAAGCTCTGGCCCCTGTCTCTATTGTGTGTGTGGAGTAGACCTCAAAATTAAGTGTGGTCTTTAAGAAACAATCTTTCCATTGCCACAACTAAGCTCCCTGCTGAACTCACTCATAGGAAATGGAAATCCAGTTGTCTAGGTCTGAGTGTCTGAACCACCGTCATTGTTTATCTCTGTGACCCTCTAGTGACTGTCTAGACCCATGAAACACAAACTGCCTTGACTGATCAATTCCCAGACAGCTTAACAATCTCAGTTGGAAGTGTGGAAATACTAATAGATTTAgcattaatatttgttttcttaaagaagaTAAAGAGGTTTTTAAGCAAAGgtttgaaaagaaatatgtttatataGTTTATTCTAGAAAGAGATAACTATAAAAACAGGACTTTGCCCTAAGAGTTTTGCCTAAAACAAAATCCCTTCTGTCACCAggctggatatttttaaaaattttaatccaagtataagttaacatacagtgttacattagttttaggtgtacaatatagtgattcaacacttctacaCATCACCCACTGTtcatcgcaacaagtgccctccttaatccccgtcacctatttcaccatcccccaccacctcccctctggtaaccatcagtttattctgtgtagttaagagtctgtttcttgatttctctctgttttttcctttgctcatttgctttgtttcttaaatttcacatgtgagtgaaattaactatatggtatttgtctttctgtgactgacttatttcacttggcattatactctctggctccatccatgtcattgcagttggcaagatttcattcttttttatcagcCTGGACATTTGTTAAGCCCAAGAAACATAAACTTCTTAAATAGATCAAATTCCAGACAGgaatctattttttattaaattttttttttttcaacgtttatttatttttgggacagagagagacagagcatgaacaggggaggggcagagagagagggagacacagaatcggaaacaggctccaggctctgagccatcagcccagagcccgacgcggggctcgaactcacggaccgcgagatcgtgacctggctgaagtcggacgcttaaccgactgcgccacccaggcgcccctagacaggAATCTAAATATGAGGCATGACATACTAGTGGATataacataattatttattttcttagagttgataaaaatagttttttcagTTTGGGAcctttctttcactttaaaaattgtttttgttgcttAGTAGTCTTAAGTAATCTAGAAAGGAACAACTCTAAAAACAGGAATTTGTCTTTAGGGAATCAAATTGCTTCACTACTACTTTAAATAGCAGCACTTCTAACCAAGCCCAATATGTGTTTTAAATCCAAGATATAGCCATGCATTTCCAAGATGACATTCCTGTATATGTAGTAAATAGAGCATCAGCTTGTattcaatttatataaacaaaagaCTTCAGGATACACAGAATAAACCTAAGACATCCCTGGTAGGGGTTGAAGAAACTGATATAATGTACAGAAGGAATATCCACTCCAATTTGTAGAGAATAGCTTTACCAGAGTAAGTTATGGAGTGTCTTTCTCCCTGTTCCTCAATGTAATTATGCATTTTATCTTGTTCTAGGAGTATACCATGCTGTGTCTGTTATGTGGCAAAGCTGAAGATACTATCAGTATTCTCCCTGATGACCCTCGACAAATGACTCTGTTATTCTGAGGATCCCTGCAGTTCTTCAGTAACTATGTTGTGTTGGTTTACAATATAGCAAGCCTGATGGTTTGTCTTACTTAGTTTATAATGGAAATtagttgcatatttttttctgcttagacTTAACTATccttagaaagaaaaagtaatttaggGGATTATGCTGAGCTCCTCTGCTAAAGTTCCCAGTTCACATCAGAATGAAGCCAGAATGAAAAATCTCTGTTAGAAGTTATATGGCTGGAAGATATAACTAGAATGGGAGTATACCTAATGCCCACATCTTGgttccaataaaaggaaccaggactccTTGGAAAAGTGATTGATTCTAGGACGAGGGCAGTAAATATACAAGACGAGCTTGGAGCATTTTGTGTCACaaagaaagtgctcaaaaaaaaaccctcacaaaacACAATGATTGGGAGTATGTCAAAGGGGCAAAAAAGCCAACTCAAGGAGCTCCCTGTGACCAAAGTTGGAACAGTTTGAGCAACAGaataaagtagtattggattataatccAAACTATAAATATCTATGAGTCCTTACTGAtataaatgaatgattgaataagtaaatacatgaattggaagaatagaCAAATTGCCCATgcagaagaatttcaaataatgttaCGTAGATGTTCCCTACTCCTTAAGTGTGAGTTATAAATAGCAACTCCCGACTGTAGAGCAGAATTGGGTAGAGTTGAGTATGCAAAACGAGAAAAGTAACAGTGGgaaaacctgacaaacactagCTCAGCCAAGTGACCAAGATTAACATCCTCAGTGATCATCCTGTTGATAATAACATGTACCCCTTGATATGATATGATGGGAGGGCACTTTGCCTTTGTGGCCTTCCTCCCAAAAACCCATAACTCCAGTCTATTCATgggaaaaacatcagacaaatcccactTGAGAGCCGTTCTGCAAAATACCTGACCTTTActcctcaaaattgtcaaggCCGTTAAAGACAAGTCTGGGAAACTCtcactaaagagacatgacaactaaatgtaatgaggtatcctggatgggatcctggggcAGAAAAAGTGCATTTGGTTAAAACTAGCAAAACCTGAATAAAGTGTAGACTTTAATTAACATAAGTAAATAGAATGATTTCAGCTGCTCCAAAGAGATCTTAGAATATCTCACCTTGTGTAGTTGAAAGAACACTGGCTTGGGTGTTATAAACCCTGGAATTTAGGCCTCTCTGCCATTGGTAACAGTATAACCATTAAGCAAAGTGTTACTCTGGTCTTTATTGTCCCATTTCTATTAGATTAGGCtaataaaaattgatattttacTTCCTTCACAGTATTGTTAGAAGATccaaatgaataatgaatataaaatgtgttGGAAAGCATATCAAGTACTAGATGCAATGAGATGACTTTGGTTGATTCTTCTCAGTCTGAGACCAAAACTTAAAGGGTCAGGCATTAGAAACAAAATTGTTTCCTCTTCATATCCAAGAAATTTGGAAATTCTGAACTAAAGCTTTGCTAAAGTGAGGTGAGCAAGGTGTTCATTGTTGATACCAGAGAAGTTTTGTTGTATAACAGGAACGCTAATGCTGaggtttattgagcacttactgtatgccagggcCTTTTTAAACACTTACTTCATCCTCATTAACAATTccatgaagtaggtactattgttATCCCAATTTTAGAGCCAAAGAAACTAAAGCACAAAGAAGTTAAAGGAgcttaaggtcacacaactagtacaGTGGCTCCCTCTCAACACTTCTGCTCGGCACACATGAAGTCTCAGGGTCTGGCAAGGTTAGGAACAAGTTGAGACTGTCAGTGACAGCACTCTGCGGAATCTAGGCACATCAGACCAAGATTTGTTATTCAGAAAAGTTAAGTCATCTGCTCCTCAGGAATCAGTTGTGTTATTCCTGGAAGATGTTTTCCACTTTTCTGCAAATCTATATCTGACCTGCTGAGGAAATCGTTTGGTGAAATGGAtccagaaagcagagaaaatgctTCATTACTTTAAATAGCAGCACTAAGCCCATTATAGCCTCTGAATTGTCCCTTCTTGGAGTTTGCTAATGCTTCCAACTTAGTCATTTGGAGTTCAAGGGTATGACTTCATAAGCCCCTACTGATATCCTTGTCTATTACAGACTGTATAATTATCCTATCTGTTTTGGACTATATcctacaaaatttaaaacataaggtCCTATCCACATATGTCATTATTAAACCAACCTTGTGCTGTGTTTTGTGATACTTTCTTTATCTTCTAGAATTCTTTTATGGGTCTAATCAAATAAAGACCTCTTCAACCCAGTTCCactgaatctgtatttttctgttcAAATAAAGGGGAGCCAGGCAAAAACATCAGTCTTTACTTTCCTTCCTGagatacaagaaagaaaagaaatcacctATAGATGTAATTGGGAAAGTGGGCTTGTTCTGGCCCCTCGTTCTTGGTCTACTTGTTCCATGATGTTTAGATCTGGAGTCTGCCTACTTAGGCTCTTGGAGTTCAAAGCTCAACatgtttgttgtgttgttttagCTGGCCAAGTCTTTCTCCAATGGTCTTGGGTTCTGACAATACTAATTAATTCATATATGATATATTCTGGGCACAACCAGATATGATTCATTACTTATAAGTAATTACTAAGAGTTATATGTTTAGTGCTTTTTATCAAGGTATCaagaattctttccattttattcttttttgtgagCAAGGTTAAGTTACTTCACTGAATTTGAGCCTCTCAATTTTAGGCTGTGTGTTTCTTGACTGTAGTACAGTCTCTATGGTAGATACAGTGTGTTTGGATCAAAGGAAACCAGGAGACTTAGGTCTAAAATTAGCTTTGCCACCTGCTCACGTTGGGACACTGGGCAAGTCACTGAGTGTACATTGCTTCTTCgatggaaaaatagaaataatcatgCTTTCTCcagagagttttatttttttttttttcaacgtttatttatttttttttgagacagagagagacagagcatgaacgggggaggggcagagagagagggagacacagaatcggaaacaggctccaggctctgagccatcagcccagagcccgacgcagggctcgaactcacggaccgcgagatcgtgacctggctgaagtcggacgcttaaccaactgcgccacccaggcacccctctccagaGAGTTTTAAATCAAATGATATAATGTAagtgaaaatgatgaaaatgattttaagttGTGCAATGCTGTTATAGGCAACTATCAGTGGTCTTTATGAAGGAACTTTGAGATGGAGGGAAACACTATCATGTTGTGATTAAGAGTACaggctttaggggcgcctgggtggctcagttggttaagtgtctgactttggctcaggtcatgattagctgttcatgagtttgagccctgcatcaggctttgtgctgatagctcagagcctgcttgggattctgtgtctccctctgtctctacccctcccccactcgcactctgtttctctctctctctctctctcactcagaaATAAAGGGTACAGCCTTTATAGTCAGACTGACCTGGGTTTAACTTTTCAACTCTTCTACTTAGAGCCCTTTGTCCTTGGCAGGTGTCTTGCTCAATTACCTTCTCTTTAAATAGAGACAAAAATTCTTCATAAAATCAGTATGAGAATTAAGTAACCTAAGATATACAAAGGACTCAGTGCAGTGTGTGaatatagtaaatattcaataaatgatagtttGGATGACAGTTGTAATGGTGATTATGAGAAATCAGATTTGATGTCACCAATTAGAGTTTGGCTCAGTGTTTCTTAAACTAAGGAGACATAGCTGTGGGAACATAgtcatagaaataataaattttagtcTTTGTCCCTTGGTTCCCTAAAATCATTTACTccaagctttatttttttgttcaagTCCTCAGAGAAGCGATTGTCTCTATCCCTCCTCTAAATGGAGTGGCATTACCTCAGCTCTTTGGGAAAGCTTGTTTATGAcacacctccctgcctcctgagTGCCTCTAGGGAAATTTGATTAAAAGATTGAAAGTGGTTGATTATATTAAGCTTTGCCATGTCTGTTTATGACCATAAGCTGATACTGCTGAGGCTGTAAAAGGAGACAAGCAAGATGAGgaataaaggaaacaatttctcacttattttccttttaacaacAGCACAACTAAAGATTTAGTAAAAATGAAATGTCCTTGTAAGACAAGTTCCCCCAGTCCAGCCCTCCCTGTTCCCTCCTGGGCCAAACTGGTCAGGTCCCTTCTGAAGCAGGGAGCATTTCCCCTGCCCAAATGAGGAGCCCTTTTCCTAGCATTATGGCCCTTACTGGCTTTCTCTGCAAAATCATTTCTGTAATTCCTAATCCTTTGGGAATCTTTAGATAATTCCTTCAACTTGAGCCTCAAGGAAAAGACCCAACACATATCAGGCATATCAGGCCCTAAATTGCCTGTGGCATAATGCCAACATCCAGGATAGTTGCTCTGTTACTAGACATAGCAATAAGCTATAGCACTATCGAGATGATGCACAAATCATGCTAGCCTCCAATATGTATTCTGtacttcttcagagaagtgaTGTATCCCTGCAGTTATTCCTCTAAAATCAGTGCCTCGTCCTGCCCTCAAAAAACCCATACCCCAGCTGTTGGCTTTAAGAACAGGAATCTTGAAAGGCTTGCGTTTCCAAGAGTCAGTGTAAGGGTAGCCTTAATTTAGCAGAAGGCCCTGAAAAGCATGCCAGGGGATTCCCACTGTAATGCTCAGGTTACCCTTTTTGAAATAAAGCACCGCAGATGACATAGCTTTAACTGAAGGTCAGACAGGGAGGATCTTTAGCCTGTATTCCACATTTACTTCTCAGATGATGCAGATGCTTAGAAAATAGTGTAGGGAACATAACAGGAAAGGGGTTTCCCCCTCAGCATTGGGGTTTTTAAGCAGTGTGTCCAGTTTGGAGAACTGTCCCTTCAGGGCTTcagtgaaaaaagtaaaatgttccaTCTAGTGGTCAAAGAAGGAAAGGTAACGTGAGAAATTTCCAGGAAGACGTTTGTAAGGCAAAGTGACAGGGCAGTGGCCTTTCAGCAGGTGTCTTTTCTAGAACATGATAGGACCTGGCCTTGGAGGTGTTGGTGCCTTTTGAGTATGCCTGTGCTAGCTGAGGAATCTGGGGCACCATCCTTACAAAGCCATTTGGCAGACCCCTGTTCTCACAGAGAATAGCTCTCATGTTGGCAGGTTATGAACAGTCTGACTGTCTGAAGGGAGGCCCTCTTCCATTCCCACCCTCATGGAAttcaaaatgaaatcattcatGTCTAAACCAGTTTGTCTTATGCCTGAATTTGTGAACATGTGAGTTTGAGAAAGACAAGGGTGGACTGTGAACTGTAAAAAGGAGCAAAGgatcgggtgcctgggtggctcagtcagttaagtgtccgacttcagctcaggtcatgatcttgtggttcgtgggttcgagctccttgtcggactctgtgctgacagctcagagcctagagcctgcttccgattctgtgtctccctctgtctctgttcctcccctgctcgcactctctctctctctcaaaaaaaaaaaaagattaaaaaaaaattttttttaaggagcaaAGGATCAAAAGCAAATGTTACTCAGCAAGGCAAGGGGAAAAGGGTAGGTGTTCTTTGTGTTCCCAGTAACTGCACCCTCCATACCCTTGCTGTCAGTTAAAGTTGACCAAATTAATGTCCCAGCAACATCTCAAAGTGCAGGTCATGCATAGTTGGCCCAGAACCTACACTGATAGCAACAGCTTCCTGATTGGAGTCCTCTAACGAACCTCCCAGTATACCGCACGGAAGGACCACTGACTTTTCCTTTGCTTTACCTCTCATCACCACCCTTTGCCCAGTTCTGGAGGAGCCATAGAGTAATAGTATAATTCAGATTTCCTGCAACTCCACTTGCCACCGCAGACCCTGACCTGACCAGACAGTTATTACGGTGTCCCCCTGATGGGAGAGCCTCCCTCTATCAAGCCTTTGTGTGCTGCCAGCTGTCTGGCCCACCTGTGGTTTTGTACCATCCCTCTACCCTCTGTCCgggaagaagacacagagagcCCGGCCATTTCCACACCTGCCCTTTATTGGACTCATCTAGCAGGCTGGCTCCGAGCCCTTCACACTCCTCAGACACCGCCCATACAGTTTAGGAAGATGCCATCATTCTGTGAAGGCCCAGATCCACCCAAGTCTTGAGCTCCAAGTAGAATCACCAACCAGAaggttgggggggagggaagggagataGGCAGACCGGAAAGGCAAGGCTCTTCAATGAAAGGGGCTGATCCCAAGGGAAAGCTTTTGTCCAGCAGTATCTCCTGAGGGCATTCTGAATCCTAAGGAAAGATACCTAAGGGCTGGATGGAATAGGTCTGTGTGCTGAGAAGCTTGTGTCTATATGGCAACTTTGAGGAGGCGCTTGATGTCAGGCTCAATGTTGATGGTAGGGAAGGTGCAACTGTAGCGGCGGAAGGGCTCCCCTTCCGGCCCAATAAGGAACTTCTCAAAGTTCCAGGCCACATCTGAGCGGCGTACCGGGCTCCAAATGATGAACTTGGGATCGGTCATGAGGGAAAATGGGTCATCATACGGGTAGGGGAGCTTGTCCTTCAGGTAGGCGAAGACGGGATGCTCGTTCTGACCATTCACCTCACACTTTTGGACAAGGGTAAAGGTGGGCTGGAATCCACCCCCAGGGCGCACATACTTGAGACTGTTCAGGATCTCCTCATTCTGACAGTTCTCCTGGgggaggaaaaagacaaagagcatggaagagggaagggggaaatgaaGGATCCACAAAAAATCTTTCACCCTCCTATACGCCGTTCCCAGGACTATTCTTTTCTATGTAGcgtttttttcctctgttcttcctctttccttcttcactGGCTTTGTCCTACTCTTGACTTGGAGTTTTCCCACTCACAGCTGTTGTTTGATGGTTTGCTAGGCCATTCCTGAAAGTCCTTGCGGTTCCTAGCTTGGCTGTTCTTAAAGTCAATGATTTAGCACTTTGAacgattctttctctctccaaactaCCCTGGACAGTTTTTAGGGTATCTGTCTGAAACTTCAAGGAACCTTGAGttcagagcaggagacagaaagggaaagaaggctcAAGTCCTACCACCTAGAACTCTCCCATCCACTACCTACACACAGGCACTCACACACACGTCCTGCCAccaccttccctttccctctgccctgatTTGCCTCCATGGCTTCTAGTTATATGTGAGTGTGATAGCCTCTGCCTCCATCCTGCTCATATAAATGGGATTTATAGCTTCTTGCTTTCATCTTGCTTTGTCCTAGATCTGAAGTGTAAGTAGGAGGAAGCTTTGGTGAAGATGCCATCCGAGGAAATCTGGCTTTCAGGTGCCACAAAGGCGAAGTGAGTTAGAGATAACAATGAACATACTCTAAATGGAATTGCTCAGTGACAAACAGGGATGAATTAAATAGGATAGAGTGTTTAGGGTTCTGAATAGGCCAGGGGAAGGGAAGTTAAGGAAATAAGTGCTTGAGGGCTAAAGGTTGTGAATGTGTAGTTATCATTCCTTTTGCTTCTAGACTGCTATCCCAAGACTCCTGCCCCCCACACTCACTGTACTCAGCTGTGAATGCTTTAGCTCTGAACCTGCTACCCGTCTTTCCCTCCCCAGGGCCATCCCTGTCCTATTCCCACTGGGCATTCCCCGCCCCTGACAACTCCAAACGCCCTTAGAAACCCTTattttccacccctccccctgagTCTAGGAGTCAGATATCTCCCTGTGGGAGAAAGTTCTTGCCTCTGACCTGCTAGAACCAATCAGTACAGTCAGTTCCAGGCCATCATGACATCTTGAGCCCAGGGGTGATCTCTATTAGACTTCTTATCTCTTCGTGCAAATGGCTGACTGGCTACTGGGTAGGTTATGGATTCCCTCCAGCCACTGGCTAGCCTGAGGTGATGGTGTAAAGGGTGGAGGCACCTCTCAGGCCAAAGAGATACTCCTAAAGAGGTTTTGCCCTTTCTCTCGCCTGCCCTGGCCAAGCCTAGAAACAGATGGAGACACGGAAGGAACAATGAAAGCTGTGATGGTTCGAGCTCACATTTGTCACTAGCCAAAGACACTTCAGCCTTCCTGCTTGTATCCCTGCTAATCTCTTCCTTGCCTTCACGCCGCTGTGAATCGAACTAAGGGGGTTATAATTAGAGGGTTCACTTGAGGACACTCTGCCTGCTTTTGCTgttaaaataataagtgaaaatagaaaagaacttgAAGTGTGTGGGCTGAAGATCTATAACTTGACCCAGTAATCAGAAACAGAGATTCGATCCaaatgggacacacacacacacacacacacacacaaatc
This region of Lynx canadensis isolate LIC74 chromosome B3, mLynCan4.pri.v2, whole genome shotgun sequence genomic DNA includes:
- the GPX2 gene encoding glutathione peroxidase 2, with amino-acid sequence MAYIAKSFYDLSAISLDGEKVDFNTFRGRAVLIENVASLUGTTTRDFTQLNELQCRFPRRLVVLGFPCNQFGHQENCQNEEILNSLKYVRPGGGFQPTFTLVQKCEVNGQNEHPVFAYLKDKLPYPYDDPFSLMTDPKFIIWSPVRRSDVAWNFEKFLIGPEGEPFRRYSCTFPTINIEPDIKRLLKVAI